A stretch of DNA from Myxococcales bacterium:
GTCGAGAAAGGCGTCGAGGTCTGGTGTGGGTATGCCGTCCACCGCGGTAATCCGTCGGGTTGCGCGCAAGCCATAGCGATTGGCCGGCGAACCAAACCAGAAGCGAGCCACGTAGACCCCGGAGCGGGGAAGTTTGCGCTGGGTCGCAACCGCGGGGGGCGGTCGTTGCAGCAAAGTGCCCGCCCACAGCAGAGCCCGCTGAGTGCCCGCACCGTGCATCAACTGGGTGGGGACCGTGAGTTCGAGTTCGTCGCCGTCGCGCAAGATCCGCAGATTCACTCGCTCGGCCTGACAGGCGCGCTCGACATGGGCGAAGTCTGAAACGGGATCACCCTCGATTTCGAGCAGGAGATCGCCTTCTTCGAGCAGATCTGCGGCGGGACTTCCAAAGCTGAGCCGGACGACCGAGAGCACTCGTGCTGCGGTGGGGTTGGCCTTTTCGAGCTGCGCGGCCCGAGCATCGGAAAGACCGCGGTCCCGCGCCGCCGCAATGTTTAGCGGACTCAATTCAACACCCAGACTACGCCAGTTGATGTCGATGCCCGCTTGCAACGGTTCGATGATCTCGATCACGCGCTCGATCGGAATCCCGACGAAGAACGAAACCATGTTCTTGCCGTGCCCGCTCGAATAGGATGCCCAGAGGGCGTGCACCCTCCCCTTCGCATCCGAGAGCACGCCGCCGATGGTCGAGGTCGAATCGGTGATCGCGTAACCGTCGAGATTTCGATCGCGAAACCGCGGCGGATAGGTAAGCGAAAGCGAGATCGGTTCCAGTCCAGAAATTTTGGTCTTTCGCGAGATCAACCGTTGTCGCAAGCTCAAACCGACCAGCCACACGTCGTCTCCCGCGCTGAGAGACCGGGGCCGCAGGGTGGCGGCGCGAATTGGCGTATTTCCAACCAGGCGCGGGTCGTAGCGAATCACCGCGAGATTGTGCTCGGGGTGCAGATAGACGACCTCCCCGGGCACCTGGACCGAACCGCCGAAGGTCAGGGTCACGTCGCCCATGGCAATGGGCACGGTTTCGCGATCGACCACCACCAGACCGCGCTTGGCATCGACCACGAGACCCGCTCCCTGGAAGCTATCGCCGTGAACTCCGTCCAGGCGATACGGGATGTCGTAGGTCACCGTGGCAATCGACGGAGCGAGCGAGCGCAGTGCACGGTCGCCCTCTTCGGTGAAGCGCGTGCTGGCCGGCTTCAACAATTCCGGTGGCGGCGGAGCAGGAGATAGCTCACACGGCCAACGCCCGATGGAATCGTCGCGAGTGCATCGCTGCATCGTGAACCAGCGGCGGTCTACCCGGACCACCGAGATCGCTGTGGAGCGCGGACTGCGAAGGGAGTAGTGCCGAATCGGGACTCGCGCACCATCGGCCTTCGACGACATTTCCTTTTCGAACGCTTCCAAGGTCGGAACGTCTACACCGTCGACCTGGGTAATGATCGAACCCGCAGCGATTCGCGCATTTCCCAGCGAATAACCGGGCGCCGAGACGAATACTCCGCTGATCGGAACCGAATAATTGCGCGCCTGCTGATAGGAAAGTTCGTTGAGAATGCCGCCGCCAAACTCGAGGTAGCGCGAAGGTGTGATGGCGTGCAGATCACCCACGGTCAACTCGACAGAAATAGGTTCGCCACCGCGCTCGACTTCCACCATCACGGTTTTTCCGACGTGATTGTCGAGGACGACTTCAATGGGAATGAACGCGGTCACGAATTTTCCGTTGAGCCGAACAATGATGTCGCCCGGCGCCAGATGACCATCCGCTGGACCTTCTCGGACATTCTGGCTCACCACGATCATTCCGGTGCCGTCGGGAAAACGTCTGCGAGACTCGGCCTCGGTCTCTGGGCGCAGGCCCAGGCGGCGCAATTCGTCGTAGGGGAGATGCTTCAGGGTTGTTTGCAGGGTTCCGCGCGAAACAGGATCTCCCGCGCGTATCAGGTCCAGGGCACGCACGACGCGATCGAGAGGCAGGTAAAAACTCGAAGCCGCTGATCGCGACCCCCCGGCGTTGATCGCAATCACGTCCCCATCGAGATCCACAACGGGAGATCCAGAAGACCCACCTGACGTACTCGAAGCGGCCTGGTAGTAGAATGTATTGAAGTCGTTGTAGCCCGAGCGACCGTAGGCCGGCGCGTCCCGATCCAGGCGCGCCAGGGTCCCGGCTAGAAACGAGAGCTTTTCGCCGGCGTCATTTCCCACGACGCGGATTTCGACGCCCACGTGAGCTTTCTCGGGCGCGAGGTGCAGGGGCTTCACATCCATGAATTTCACATCTGCGGGGTCGAACCGGTAAAAGCCAAAGTCGTGAACGGGATCGCGATAGATCGCGTGGACATCCACCTCTTCGTTATTCAGAAAAACGGCTTCAGAAACCACCGGGCCCGGCATCACTACGTGGCGATTGGTGAGCAGAATGCCTCGCTCTGCATCGACGACGAAACCGGTTGCCGTCATGTAGCCCGTGGAGTTCCCGTCGAAGGCGCGCGGGGCATTGACTCTCATCACGACGACCGAGGCGGCAACCCGGTCGAGGACGTCTTGCCATCCGTTGGCCGAAGGCGCGACCGCAGCAGCGCCGAGCGCCAGAGTAAGGAGTGCGTGCAGCATTTGAAACTATTTGACCTCAGGGGCGATTCGCGCCAGATAGCGTGAGATGTACTTGCCGAGAATGTCCGCTTCGAGGTTCACCGGGTCTTCTTTCGCAAGTCCGCCCAGGGTCGTGACCTCGAGGGTGTGAGGAATCAGCGCAACGTGGAATCCCGCTTCACCCGCCTCGACCACGGTAAGAGACACCCCGTGGACCGTAACGGATCCCTTATTCACGAGCAGGCCCGCCAATTCTCTCGAACATTCAATATGCAGTTCGACATCGTTGGCCTTTCGCTTGAGGTCGACGACCCTTCCGACACCGTCCACGTGGCCCTGAACGATATGGCCATCGAAGCGGCCATCGGCTCGCATGGCCCGCTCGAGATTGACCTTGGATCCCTTTACCAGGGAGCCCACCGCAGTGCAGTCCAGTGTTTCTCGCACGGCCTCAAAACTGACTTCGTCGCCCACCAGATCGCACACGGTCAAGCAGGCACCGTCTACGGCGATGCTGTCTCCGAGCGAAACTCCCTCGACTACCCCGGGCGCCCACACTTGCAGACGACAGCCGTCACCTCGGGGCACGGCCGAGATGACCTCGCCCACGGTTTCCACGATTCCAGTAAACATTGAGCGAATCGCCCTCCTCGAGGAGCCAAGGGGCTCCGGAACAACTCAGCGCTGCGGAACACTAGCCCTCAGCTGCTCCGACGCAGATCGATCTCGCTCATCATTCGATCGCGAACCTGCTGATAGTCGGCCGGCAACTCGATCGGGGGATTGGGATGCTCCGGAATGGTGTCGGCCACCGACATGTTGTGATAATTCAATTTGAAATCGATGAACTTGAGACCGTGGGCCGTCGAAATCACCACCACCCGGTCACTCGACTTGATCAAGCCTCGCTCGATCAACTTGGTGGTCGCGGCGATCGCCACACCGGTGTGCGGACAGTTGAACAAACCAGTGCGATCTGCCCGAGCACAGGCTTCCATGATTTCGACTTCGCTCGCCTGCTCGACCACGCCGTCGTACCGGACCAGGGCATCAATTGCCTTCTTGATCGAGACTGGGTTGCCAATTTGAATGGCACTGGCCACGGTCGTCCGGGCTGCAATTGGCTCGAAGGTCTTGAAGTCCTTCTGGTAGGAGAGGTAGAGCGGGTTCGCGGATTCGGCCTGGGCTACGCAAATGCGAGGCTTTCGCGGGATCAGCCCGAGCTCGAGCATCATGTCCAATCCCTTGGCCAGGGCCGAGACGTTCCCGAGGTTGCCGCCGGGAATCACCAACCAGTCGGGCACCTCCCAATCGAACTGCTGAACGATCTCCGCAGCGATGGTTTTCTGGCCCTCGATCCGCAAGCTGTTCATCGAATTGGCGAGATAGATCCCATCTTTTTCAGCCACGCGCCGGACAATCTCCATACAGCCGTCGAAGTCGGTATCGAGTGAAAAGACGATCGCGCCGTTGGCGACCGGTTGGATGAGCTGGGCCATCGAGATCTTGCCCTTTGGTAGGAACACGATGGACGGTATGCCCGCCGCCGCCGCGTAGGCCGCAAGGGCCGCCGAGGTGTCGCCGGTCGAGGCACAAGCCACGGCCGGGATCTCCTTTCCCCGGGAAATCATTTCCTTGACCATCGACACCAGCACCGTCATGCCGAGATCCTTGAACGAACCAGTATGGGAATTGCCGCAGAGTTTGATCCACAGATCTTCCACCCCAAGCTCCCGGCCGAAGCGCTCGGCCCAATAGAGATTGGTGTTGCCCTCGTACATTGAAACCACGTTGTTGCTCTGGATCTCGGGCAGTACCCATTCTTTCATGCACCAGACACCCGAGCCGTAGGGCCACTCGCTGCCGCCGCGGCGTTTCGCAAACAGGTTCTTCCATTCGGAGGCTGTGGTCTTGCGAAGCTCTTCCATGTCGTGAACGACCTGCAGCAGACCGCCACTGCGATCCGTATACACGATCTCGTCGAGGGCGTAGCGCTCGCTTGTGTCGTCCAAGCTCTCGAACCAGGCGGTGTGGTGGGGCTTGTTCCCAGATCCAGCCATCCTAGAGATCCTCTTCAATACGGATGACACTCGATTCCGCGGTCACTTCGGACAATCCGTCGATCAACACGAGCGCCTCTCGCAACGCAGATTCCTTGACCTCGTGGGTCCACAGGACCAGCGGCACCGAGGTCTCGCCGCAGAGCGCTGCCCGCTGGGTGATCGACTCGATCCCAACGCCGCACTTTCCGAGCGCACTTGCGATCTTGGCCAACACCCCGGGGCGATCCAGGGCTTCGATTCGCAGGTAGTAGCGCGACACCAGATCACCCAGAGAGAGTAGCGGTTTGGGGCTGAGGGCGGCCTGGGGGAAGCCGAGCGGTGCAACGCGCCCGCTCTGCCCCCGGCGAATTTCCCGAGCCAATTCCATCAGATCACCCACTACGGCGCTCGCGGTGGGGAGTGCTCCGGCGCCCGCTCCGTAGAAGAGGGTGGGACCGACTGCATCTCCCCGCACCGCAACGGCGTTCATCGCGCCGTCGACATTGGCCAGCAGGCTGTCGCGCGGAATCATGGTCGGGTGCACCCGGGCTTCGATCACCTCGCGGCCGTCCGCGTCCAGGTGATGCTTCGCAATCCCCAGCAGCTTGATCCGGTAGCCGTTATTGGCTGCGGACTCGAAGTCGAGCGGAATCAGCTTCCCGATCCCTTCCGTCGAGATCGATTTGAAATCCAGGGTCGAGCCAAACGCCATCGAGGTCAGCAGCGCAAGCTTGTGCGCCGCGTCCACGCCCTCGACGTCGAAGGTGGGATCGGCCTCCGCGTAGCCGAGATCCTGGGCCTGCTTCAATACATCTTCGAACGCCGCGCCGGTTCGCTCCATCTCGGTCAACACGAAATTGGTGGTCCCATTCAGAATCCCGTACACGCTCTGGATCTGATTGGCCGCGAGCCCCTCGCGCAACGAGCGAAGAATGGGAATGCCGCCGCCGACCGCCGCTTCAAAGGCGACATCGACACCCTGCTTACTTGCCGCGGAAAAGATCTCGTCGCCGTGAACGGCGAGCAATGCCTTGTTTGCGGTCACGACATGCTTGCCGTTCGCGATCGCGTCGAGGCAGAGCTTGCGCGCAAAGTCGTAACCGCCCACCAACTCGATCACGATATCGACCTCGGGATCAGAGAGCAGCCCCGGGCTGTCGTCGTCAAAGCGAATTCCCGCCAGATCGACACCGCGATCCGTCTCGAGATCGAGGTCCGCAATGCGCACCAACCGAAGTGGAAACCCCAACCGGGTTTCGATCAGTGACGCGTTTTTGATCAACACCTTGGCGACCCCCGCGCCGATGGTGCCGAAGCCCACCAATCCTATCCCTACACCTGCTCGTGCACCTTCAGTGGCCATCTCTTTTTATCACCTTCTCGATCATGAGATCGAATTGAAAACCGCCAGACTGGACTGATCGAAATCGACAGTCGATCGCAGCCGCTTCATGCGCGCAAAATGACCGAATCAGCCGGAACCCTCGGCGTCGCGCAGGACACGGCGAATGCCCCGAACTGCCTGTCGAATGCGATGCTTGTTTTCGACCAGCGCAAAGCGCACGTGTCCCTCACCGGTCTCGCCAAAACCAATACCCGCAGATACCGCGACTTTGGCCTGCTTGAGCAACAGCTTCGAAAATTCGAGTGAACCCATGCTGCGAAACGCCTCTGGAATCTTGGCCCAGACAAACATCGTCGCAAGCGGTTTGTCGATCTTCCACATGCCTTCCCCGGGTTGTCCCAGCCCATCGACGAGCGCGTCCCGCCGCCCTTTGTATTCCTGGACGTTCTCAGCGACGCAGTCTTGTGGCCCGCGCAAGGCACTGATGGCCCCGATCTGGATCGACTGGGGCATACCGTAGTCCAGATAGCTCTTGATGCGCGCGAGAGCTCCGACCATCTCTCGATTGCCGCAGGCAAACCCCACTCTCCAACCCGCCATCGAATGACTCTTCGATAGCGAGACAAATTCGATCGCGATGTCCTTGGCCCCCGGCACTTCGAGAATGCTCGGCGGCTTGTAACCATCGAAGGCGATTTCTGCATACGCGAAATCGTGCAGCACCATCAGGTCGTGCTCCCGAGCGAATTCGACGACGCGCTCAAAGAACGCGAGATCGACGACCTGGGTGGTGGGATTTGCCGGAAACGAAAGAATCAAGAGCTTGGGCTTGGGCCAGGTGCGCTTGATCGCCTGATCGAGATTCTCGATGAAGTCAGTATCCGGAGTCAAAGGTACCGCGCGCAAGTCACCACCGGCGATGATCACCGAGTACTGATGAATGGGATACGCCGGGTCTTGACACAATACCACGTCACCCGGTCCCACGGTCATCAATACGAAATGCGAAAAGCCTTCCTTGGCGCCGATCACTGCGATCGCCTCGCCGTCGGGGTCGAGGGTGACTCCGTGACGACGGTCGTACCATTCAGTGATCGCCGCACGCAGGTTGGGAATGCCGCGGGATTCGGAATAGCGGTGGTTCTTCGGGTTGTGCGCCGCCTCGACGATCTTCTCGATCACATGGGGCGGACTCGGCAGATCGGGATTCCCCATGCCCAGATCGACGATGTCCTCTCCCGCTCTGCGCGCGGCGCGCATCAGCCCAATCACCTCCCCCAGGCTGTAGGGAGGAAGCCGCTTCAATTTGTCGAAGTCGTGTCGAAACTGTTTGGCCATGGGGATCGCGTCCGATTTTGCCGTACCGGGCGCGAGGTTACAGGAGCACGGCGCCCGGCGGAAGCGCCTGGCAGATCACGCCGAGGTCGACTTTCGCGACCGATTGAGCGCGATGAACAGGAAGTAGAAAGGCAGCCCGGCGACGAGCATTCCCGCGCCCATCAGGCATTCGAGGGGGCGGCCCTGAATCATTGTCAAAGCGATCGCCGCGATGCTCAGAAAGTAGAGACCGGGAACCCACGGATAGCCCCACGCGCGATACGGACGCGATCTTTCGGGCTGCTGCTGGCGCAGTCGATACAGCGCCACGATGTCGGCCATTGAGGCCAGCAGGATCGCGAACGTCGTGAAGTCGAGCGCGCTGGGGAAGCTCCCCAATACCAACAAGATGCCGATCGTCGCAGCAGCCTGGACCCAGATCGCCGCAACGGGTGTGCGAAATTTTGGATTCACCGATTGGACACCGCGGAAAAACAGGCCGTCCAGCGCCATTGAATATGCAATCCGCGGTCCCAACAAGATCGTTGCGTTGGTTGTACCCAAAACCGAGGCCAACACGAACAGGCCGACCAGAGTCCCGCCAATCGGCCCGAACAACATCAGCGCCGAGGCTTTCCCCGCGTCGACGACCCCCACCAAGGATTCGAGGGGGAGCGCATAGAGATAGACACAATTGATCGCCAAATAGAGGCCGGTGCAAATCGCCAGGGCGCCAAACAACGAGATGGGCAGGTTGCGCCCGGGATTGCGCAGTTCACTCGCGACGTAGACCGAAGAATTCCACCCCAGATAGCTGAAGAGAACCGGGGACATCGCGAGCCCAAGTCCCATCAGGGTTGGAGTGGAAACGCCCTCTGGAAGGGCCGTGGGGATGAGCCGCGAGAAGTCGCCCTGCCCCGACATTGCGCCGAACACGCAAAAGACGACCAGCGCAACAATCTTGATGATCGACATCAGATTGTTTGCCCGGGCTCCCGAACGCACGCCCGGCACATTCAAAGCTGAGAACACCAAGGTGATGCCAATGGCGATTGGAATCATCCACACGTTCGAAATACCGAGACCTGCGCAGATCACCTCGGCGGCCACCGCGGACAGCGCGGCGATCGTGCCCGCGAAGATTGCGAAGAAGCTCAACCAACCGACCAGAAAGCCGGCAATCGGATGGACGCCTTCGCGCAGGTAGACGTAGTTGCCCCCCGCGTGTGGAAACATGGCTCCCAGTTCAGCGTTGGCGAGCGCACCCGCCAATGACAACACTCCGCCGATCAACCACGCAGCGAGGATCCAGCCGGGATGGGGAACGAGTTCGGCGACGCGCCCCGGCGTGAAGAAGATACCGGCGCCGATCACACAGGCGACCACGAGGAAGATCGCATCCGAGAGCGAAAGCTCTCGTTTGAGTTTGTCCCGGGGGTCTGCCCCGACGATCACCGCGTCTGGTTCCGGATCCACGCGCCCTACCTCGAATGTCTCTTCATGGCGATCGGTCGCTGGAGTTTGAAGATTGCCTTGAATAAACCAAATCGTCGCCTTGAATCCATCAACGTAAGCCCAGCTCAAGGCTTTCTGTAGCGCAGTCGTCGAGAAATCGAGAGTCACGGCGGCCGTCGAGGGTTGCAGCGGCCCAGCCGCAATCGAGTGGCGATCACAAAGGCGGATCTCCCCCAAGGGAAGGTGTATGCTCGCAGCGACGTCGGGGGTGCCGCCTGTGCGAGGTGGCCGTCCCTACCGCGCGAGGGCTTCAAAATTGGTGAGCGAAGCGGGAGCGACAGGCGACCCGGAGGCAAGTGTGAATGGGGCGCTCGCCGCCATGCGGGCCGCAGCCAGGGCAGGCGTCGAAGTTTGCTTCGCCAATCCGGGCACGACCGAGCTGCCCTTGGTGGAAGCGTTGGATGGCGTGCCCGAAATCCGCGCAGTGCTGGGTTTGTTCGAAGGCGTCTGCACCGGAGCGGCGGACGGCTACGGTCGTATGACGGGCAAACCCGCCCTGACCCTGCTGCACCTCGGACCGGGGTTCGCCAATGGAGTGGCGAACCTTCACAACGCGCGCCGGGCGCGCTCTCCGATCGTCAACCTGATCGGCGATCAGGCGAGTTGGCATCGCGAGTTCGACGCGCCCCTCACCTCTGACATCAACTCCATCGCGAGCCCGGTCAGCGACTGGCTGCATACCAGCAGCTCACCGGCTCAACTCGAATCCGATCTCAGCGCCGCGATTGCAGCGGCGCTCGGGCCTCCAGCCGGTGTGTCGACTCTGATCGTTCCGGCAGATCATCAGTGGCGGCCCGCTCGTGAAGACCGTCCCGGAAACCCTCGACCGAAGCGGTCTTCGGTCTCATCCCAGGCAGTCGATCCCGATGCCGCCGCCGAGCGCATTCGGCAAGCCAGTCGCGTGGGACTCTTGATCGGAGGCAACGCTCTCACGGTCGCAGGCCAACGCGCCGCGGGTCGCATCGCACTCGCAACTGGAGCCCGGTGCCTGGTGGAGACGTTTCCCGCGCGCTGGGAGCGCGGAGCGGGGGTGCCAGCCTTCGAGCGACTGCCGTACTTCCCTGACCAGGCCCAGCAAGCCCTGGCAGATTGTGATGTCGTGGTGCTTGCCGGTGCTCGCCCACCGGTGAGCTTCTTCGGCTACGAGGGAATCGAAAGTAATTTGGTGGACGAAGAACGCCAACTCGTACTGGCAGAGCCCGGCGACGACGCAGGCGAGGCCCTGCG
This window harbors:
- the thrC gene encoding threonine synthase produces the protein MAGSGNKPHHTAWFESLDDTSERYALDEIVYTDRSGGLLQVVHDMEELRKTTASEWKNLFAKRRGGSEWPYGSGVWCMKEWVLPEIQSNNVVSMYEGNTNLYWAERFGRELGVEDLWIKLCGNSHTGSFKDLGMTVLVSMVKEMISRGKEIPAVACASTGDTSAALAAYAAAAGIPSIVFLPKGKISMAQLIQPVANGAIVFSLDTDFDGCMEIVRRVAEKDGIYLANSMNSLRIEGQKTIAAEIVQQFDWEVPDWLVIPGGNLGNVSALAKGLDMMLELGLIPRKPRICVAQAESANPLYLSYQKDFKTFEPIAARTTVASAIQIGNPVSIKKAIDALVRYDGVVEQASEVEIMEACARADRTGLFNCPHTGVAIAATTKLIERGLIKSSDRVVVISTAHGLKFIDFKLNYHNMSVADTIPEHPNPPIELPADYQQVRDRMMSEIDLRRSS
- a CDS encoding homoserine dehydrogenase, which produces MATEGARAGVGIGLVGFGTIGAGVAKVLIKNASLIETRLGFPLRLVRIADLDLETDRGVDLAGIRFDDDSPGLLSDPEVDIVIELVGGYDFARKLCLDAIANGKHVVTANKALLAVHGDEIFSAASKQGVDVAFEAAVGGGIPILRSLREGLAANQIQSVYGILNGTTNFVLTEMERTGAAFEDVLKQAQDLGYAEADPTFDVEGVDAAHKLALLTSMAFGSTLDFKSISTEGIGKLIPLDFESAANNGYRIKLLGIAKHHLDADGREVIEARVHPTMIPRDSLLANVDGAMNAVAVRGDAVGPTLFYGAGAGALPTASAVVGDLMELAREIRRGQSGRVAPLGFPQAALSPKPLLSLGDLVSRYYLRIEALDRPGVLAKIASALGKCGVGIESITQRAALCGETSVPLVLWTHEVKESALREALVLIDGLSEVTAESSVIRIEEDL
- a CDS encoding acetolactate synthase large subunit; translated protein: MLAATSGVPPVRGGRPYRARASKLVSEAGATGDPEASVNGALAAMRAAARAGVEVCFANPGTTELPLVEALDGVPEIRAVLGLFEGVCTGAADGYGRMTGKPALTLLHLGPGFANGVANLHNARRARSPIVNLIGDQASWHREFDAPLTSDINSIASPVSDWLHTSSSPAQLESDLSAAIAAALGPPAGVSTLIVPADHQWRPAREDRPGNPRPKRSSVSSQAVDPDAAAERIRQASRVGLLIGGNALTVAGQRAAGRIALATGARCLVETFPARWERGAGVPAFERLPYFPDQAQQALADCDVVVLAGARPPVSFFGYEGIESNLVDEERQLVLAEPGDDAGEALRELAKCIGADDDAALEVKPPAGPGSGAALDPASIGAVLAQQLPENAIVMEEGATSSLPFYPASVGANRHSLMSLTGGAIGQGLPCATGAAVACPDRKVVALQADGSGMYTLQSLWTQAREGLDVVTLLCSNRAYRILQIEFARAGNVEPGPKARSLTSLEQPELDWVALAKGCGVPGTRIESVEALSTALPRALAEPGPHLLELMI
- a CDS encoding aminotransferase class I/II-fold pyridoxal phosphate-dependent enzyme — translated: MRAARRAGEDIVDLGMGNPDLPSPPHVIEKIVEAAHNPKNHRYSESRGIPNLRAAITEWYDRRHGVTLDPDGEAIAVIGAKEGFSHFVLMTVGPGDVVLCQDPAYPIHQYSVIIAGGDLRAVPLTPDTDFIENLDQAIKRTWPKPKLLILSFPANPTTQVVDLAFFERVVEFAREHDLMVLHDFAYAEIAFDGYKPPSILEVPGAKDIAIEFVSLSKSHSMAGWRVGFACGNREMVGALARIKSYLDYGMPQSIQIGAISALRGPQDCVAENVQEYKGRRDALVDGLGQPGEGMWKIDKPLATMFVWAKIPEAFRSMGSLEFSKLLLKQAKVAVSAGIGFGETGEGHVRFALVENKHRIRQAVRGIRRVLRDAEGSG
- a CDS encoding riboflavin synthase — protein: MFTGIVETVGEVISAVPRGDGCRLQVWAPGVVEGVSLGDSIAVDGACLTVCDLVGDEVSFEAVRETLDCTAVGSLVKGSKVNLERAMRADGRFDGHIVQGHVDGVGRVVDLKRKANDVELHIECSRELAGLLVNKGSVTVHGVSLTVVEAGEAGFHVALIPHTLEVTTLGGLAKEDPVNLEADILGKYISRYLARIAPEVK
- a CDS encoding trypsin-like peptidase domain-containing protein, which codes for MLHALLTLALGAAAVAPSANGWQDVLDRVAASVVVMRVNAPRAFDGNSTGYMTATGFVVDAERGILLTNRHVVMPGPVVSEAVFLNNEEVDVHAIYRDPVHDFGFYRFDPADVKFMDVKPLHLAPEKAHVGVEIRVVGNDAGEKLSFLAGTLARLDRDAPAYGRSGYNDFNTFYYQAASSTSGGSSGSPVVDLDGDVIAINAGGSRSAASSFYLPLDRVVRALDLIRAGDPVSRGTLQTTLKHLPYDELRRLGLRPETEAESRRRFPDGTGMIVVSQNVREGPADGHLAPGDIIVRLNGKFVTAFIPIEVVLDNHVGKTVMVEVERGGEPISVELTVGDLHAITPSRYLEFGGGILNELSYQQARNYSVPISGVFVSAPGYSLGNARIAAGSIITQVDGVDVPTLEAFEKEMSSKADGARVPIRHYSLRSPRSTAISVVRVDRRWFTMQRCTRDDSIGRWPCELSPAPPPPELLKPASTRFTEEGDRALRSLAPSIATVTYDIPYRLDGVHGDSFQGAGLVVDAKRGLVVVDRETVPIAMGDVTLTFGGSVQVPGEVVYLHPEHNLAVIRYDPRLVGNTPIRAATLRPRSLSAGDDVWLVGLSLRQRLISRKTKISGLEPISLSLTYPPRFRDRNLDGYAITDSTSTIGGVLSDAKGRVHALWASYSSGHGKNMVSFFVGIPIERVIEIIEPLQAGIDINWRSLGVELSPLNIAAARDRGLSDARAAQLEKANPTAARVLSVVRLSFGSPAADLLEEGDLLLEIEGDPVSDFAHVERACQAERVNLRILRDGDELELTVPTQLMHGAGTQRALLWAGTLLQRPPPAVATQRKLPRSGVYVARFWFGSPANRYGLRATRRITAVDGIPTPDLDAFLDVVAHKPDRGAVRIELVDLDGRIEVITLKLDLDFWPTYELVRDDKGWSRRRVDPG
- a CDS encoding amino acid permease, translated to MDPEPDAVIVGADPRDKLKRELSLSDAIFLVVACVIGAGIFFTPGRVAELVPHPGWILAAWLIGGVLSLAGALANAELGAMFPHAGGNYVYLREGVHPIAGFLVGWLSFFAIFAGTIAALSAVAAEVICAGLGISNVWMIPIAIGITLVFSALNVPGVRSGARANNLMSIIKIVALVVFCVFGAMSGQGDFSRLIPTALPEGVSTPTLMGLGLAMSPVLFSYLGWNSSVYVASELRNPGRNLPISLFGALAICTGLYLAINCVYLYALPLESLVGVVDAGKASALMLFGPIGGTLVGLFVLASVLGTTNATILLGPRIAYSMALDGLFFRGVQSVNPKFRTPVAAIWVQAAATIGILLVLGSFPSALDFTTFAILLASMADIVALYRLRQQQPERSRPYRAWGYPWVPGLYFLSIAAIALTMIQGRPLECLMGAGMLVAGLPFYFLFIALNRSRKSTSA